In Pseudomonas sp. MYb327, one DNA window encodes the following:
- a CDS encoding DUF1120 domain-containing protein, which yields MKKYIAALSATALFGVAPYALASSTDLTVTGIITPAACSPSLSEGGQIELGKIPSHTLHPTSDTPVGNNTLQLTVACDAPTLLALNAIDHMAGTSTFPAYFGLGLTTADEKLGAIILRVSNPEADGQRLRPITSDDGGASWESSNSLSPSNLLSFAHQSGTPVPVKDLSTPFSVNTYIAPANGLTLNDDQSINGEVTIEVMYL from the coding sequence ATGAAAAAGTACATCGCGGCACTCTCCGCCACCGCACTGTTCGGCGTTGCGCCTTATGCCCTGGCGTCTTCGACTGACCTGACCGTTACCGGAATCATCACCCCGGCGGCCTGCTCGCCGAGCCTGTCCGAAGGCGGTCAAATAGAGCTCGGGAAAATCCCGTCGCATACCCTTCATCCAACCTCCGACACACCAGTGGGCAACAACACGTTGCAATTGACCGTAGCGTGTGACGCGCCGACTCTGCTCGCACTGAATGCAATCGATCACATGGCGGGTACCTCAACTTTCCCTGCTTACTTTGGTCTAGGACTCACCACGGCCGACGAAAAACTGGGTGCCATCATACTTCGCGTATCCAATCCAGAGGCCGATGGGCAGCGACTACGACCGATTACCTCGGATGACGGCGGAGCAAGCTGGGAGAGTTCGAACAGCTTATCTCCGAGCAATCTCCTGTCGTTCGCTCATCAATCTGGCACGCCGGTCCCGGTGAAAGATCTCAGCACACCGTTTTCTGTAAATACCTACATTGCCCCGGCAAACGGTTTGACACTCAATGACGATCAAAGCATCAACGGAGAAGTCACCATCGAAGTGATGTACCTGTAA
- a CDS encoding DUF1120 domain-containing protein produces the protein MKKYLAALSATALIGVAPYALASSTDLTVTGIITPAACSPSLSEGGQIELGKIPSHTLNPTSDTLVGQNTLQLTVACDAPTLLALNAIDHMAGTSINYEAFGVGLTEADEKLGGIILRVNNPLADGQRVEPITSPDGGASWEHWNVLTPSNLLSFAHHLDLGTPIPLKDLDTQFSVLTHIAPANGLTLNDDQSINGEVTIEVMYL, from the coding sequence ATGAAAAAGTACCTTGCAGCACTCTCCGCCACCGCACTGATCGGCGTTGCGCCTTATGCCCTGGCGTCTTCGACTGACCTGACCGTTACCGGAATCATCACCCCGGCGGCCTGCTCGCCGAGCCTGTCCGAAGGCGGTCAAATAGAGCTCGGGAAAATCCCGTCGCACACCCTTAATCCAACCTCCGACACACTAGTGGGCCAAAACACGTTGCAATTGACCGTAGCGTGTGACGCGCCGACTCTGCTCGCACTGAATGCAATCGATCACATGGCGGGTACCTCAATTAACTATGAAGCCTTTGGTGTAGGACTCACCGAGGCCGACGAAAAACTGGGTGGCATCATACTTCGCGTAAACAATCCACTGGCCGATGGGCAGCGAGTAGAGCCGATTACCTCGCCCGACGGCGGAGCAAGCTGGGAGCATTGGAACGTCTTAACTCCGAGCAATCTGCTGTCGTTCGCTCATCACTTGGATCTCGGCACGCCGATCCCGCTAAAAGATCTCGATACACAGTTTTCAGTATTGACCCACATTGCCCCGGCAAACGGTTTGACACTCAATGACGATCAAAGCATCAACGGAGAAGTCACCATCGAAGTGATGTACCTGTAA
- a CDS encoding DUF1120 domain-containing protein, giving the protein MKKYFVALSTAALVSVAPYAFASSTDLTVTGVITPAACTPTLSNGGVVEIGKISAKILNPTQTTRVGTHLLQLTVACDGPTQFALNPIDHRSGTGYLTSWFGLGLTDAGEKLGWVGVDVKNAFADGVAAQAIDSDDDGKSWNRTYVTSPGYLLSVASTSDLSTPLFTKDLTMDFEVQTNIARADSLTLTDDVVMDGAVTFEMTYL; this is encoded by the coding sequence ATGAAAAAGTACTTCGTAGCTCTGTCGACCGCGGCCCTGGTCAGCGTCGCACCTTATGCCTTTGCGTCGTCGACCGATCTGACGGTCACCGGCGTCATCACCCCGGCTGCCTGCACGCCGACCCTGTCCAATGGCGGTGTCGTCGAAATCGGCAAGATTTCGGCCAAGATCCTCAACCCGACCCAAACCACGCGGGTCGGCACTCATCTGCTGCAATTGACGGTGGCCTGTGACGGGCCGACCCAATTTGCCTTGAACCCGATCGATCACCGCTCTGGTACGGGATATTTAACAAGTTGGTTCGGCCTGGGCTTGACCGATGCGGGCGAGAAGCTGGGCTGGGTTGGAGTCGATGTCAAGAATGCCTTCGCAGACGGCGTGGCGGCACAGGCGATCGACTCCGATGACGACGGCAAATCCTGGAATCGGACCTATGTAACAAGCCCCGGATACCTCTTGTCAGTAGCGTCCACCTCCGACTTGAGCACCCCGCTTTTTACCAAAGACCTCACCATGGATTTCGAGGTCCAGACCAACATTGCGCGCGCCGACAGCCTGACCTTGACCGATGACGTCGTGATGGATGGCGCCGTGACCTTTGAAATGACCTACCTGTAA
- a CDS encoding DUF1120 domain-containing protein, whose product MKLSRPLLSTLGALTLSTLTPQAWALADECLLTLSQPVLDYGLMNRAIRTDALPERDLGERRLSLNLTCQQPADLSIFYRALAATAERFHFAERGSYAVRVGDAVVDGQSVELGFISRVGQAPEASASSLLWRPEQGIVPVRGGVAIEGSHFSAQLELTAWAQEQALKVRDAVTWETTGVFDAVAAGRSKEIVLRASFAPAACKPELSNGGRVDFGPMSKSELNADNGTQLPPKGLTLRIGCDAPTHFALVMHDNRAGSATVNSEIYYGLSRDNSSNKIGLYSLNVDPADASADHFARLYRTDSTTGGVAWSTASSNPIPFGQKSYLGFTDSAGSTAGPVAIQNLTTGVSVEAVIAPTSSLDLSSAIELDGSGTIEIIYL is encoded by the coding sequence ATGAAGCTTTCCCGCCCTTTGCTGTCCACCCTCGGCGCGCTGACCCTGAGCACACTCACGCCACAGGCGTGGGCGCTCGCCGATGAATGCCTGTTGACCCTGAGCCAACCGGTACTCGATTACGGCTTGATGAATCGGGCGATACGCACCGATGCCCTGCCTGAACGCGACCTTGGCGAACGCCGGCTAAGCCTGAACCTGACCTGCCAGCAACCCGCCGACCTGAGTATCTTCTATCGCGCCCTGGCCGCCACCGCCGAACGCTTTCATTTTGCCGAGCGCGGCAGCTACGCCGTGCGTGTCGGCGATGCAGTTGTTGACGGGCAGTCGGTGGAGCTGGGTTTTATTTCCAGGGTCGGCCAGGCACCAGAAGCCAGCGCATCGAGCCTGCTGTGGCGACCGGAGCAAGGCATCGTACCGGTGCGTGGCGGCGTTGCCATTGAGGGCAGTCACTTTTCGGCGCAACTGGAATTGACCGCTTGGGCGCAAGAACAGGCGCTGAAGGTACGTGACGCGGTGACCTGGGAAACCACCGGTGTATTCGATGCCGTCGCGGCCGGTCGCTCGAAAGAAATTGTCCTGCGCGCCAGTTTCGCCCCCGCCGCTTGCAAGCCAGAACTGTCCAATGGCGGCCGGGTCGATTTCGGCCCAATGTCGAAAAGCGAGCTGAATGCCGACAACGGCACGCAGCTGCCGCCCAAGGGTTTGACCCTGCGAATCGGCTGCGATGCGCCCACGCATTTTGCCCTGGTGATGCACGACAACCGCGCCGGCTCGGCGACGGTCAACAGCGAGATTTATTACGGCCTGTCGCGGGATAACAGCAGCAACAAGATCGGCCTGTACTCGCTGAACGTCGACCCGGCCGATGCCAGCGCCGACCACTTCGCCCGCCTGTACCGAACCGACTCAACCACTGGCGGCGTGGCCTGGAGCACGGCGAGTTCGAACCCGATCCCGTTTGGCCAGAAAAGCTACCTGGGCTTTACCGACAGCGCCGGCAGTACGGCGGGCCCGGTCGCGATCCAGAACCTGACAACCGGCGTCAGCGTCGAGGCTGTCATCGCCCCCACCTCAAGCCTGGACCTGAGCAGTGCCATTGAGCTCGATGGCTCGGGAACGATCGAAATTATTTACCTGTAA
- a CDS encoding fimbria/pilus outer membrane usher protein, protein MNTVLKYRDGEAMPAIRPASPRSHLSRQQAGAVLLISNALMLPNAMAEELNGASLQMSFDQKMLLQRGIDPDLATLLLAAPRFTAGRHPVTLTVNGQRHGRVDVVFNRKGDLCFDRALLDAANLLEPATTTEPNGGAAASDKRCFDVLGTWPQTLIEQDPASLSLALIVPTDAIRPTQRDFSGYQTGGVAGLLNYDVNSLHSQSGNQASRYLSANTEVGFNAGDWIVRSRQVQTSQNGVSTTSHLAAYAQRTFASAQTVFQAGQINLYNPVLAGAQITGVQLMTEDALQAEGHSTPIEGIARSQAQVEIRQNGSLIHSTVVPAGPFAISNVRRLDSHSDVEVTVKELDGSEQRFTVPAVLLGIGLPAPGFSLAAGQVRDQGNTQSNDPWIISGGWSGAFSPGVLLSSGATLADDYRAAGAGLGIQPWSDGQVQVTVQSSDASGKHPDRGLQADLNLSQRLGEQWSLNAGSSYRTFGYRELADTVFDTASEKSQSRYRDQQSLGLSWSSAGLGTFSGSFSRSTAFDGQDSGRALASWGTNLGGVSVSASAQWHVSGTRRSDDSVYLSLSLPLGENRRARTWVRNTDGEYRSGVGLNEQVNDQLSYRVGVEHDTRNRQVQSSAGVSLLPRYSQLDLSYTRSDAERSSYQVGARGGVVLHGDGLTLSPYAVRDTFALLSVGEASAIKVTTPSGPVWTDWKGKAVVPQLNAYGRSVVEVDTRSLPRNVDINNGLKMVSAGRGAVDKVEFGITLTRRALLKVTTEDGAPLPRGATVNTADGEFVTLAQEGGLVFLPNALDTPDLWITAPGLERCQLRFELPAKADTQAYYETAAAQCRAL, encoded by the coding sequence ATGAACACAGTATTGAAATACCGTGATGGCGAAGCCATGCCTGCGATTCGGCCGGCCAGCCCACGTTCTCACCTGTCGCGGCAACAGGCCGGCGCGGTGTTGCTGATAAGCAACGCGCTGATGTTGCCCAATGCCATGGCCGAAGAACTCAATGGCGCTTCGTTGCAGATGTCGTTCGACCAGAAAATGCTTCTGCAACGCGGCATCGACCCGGACCTGGCTACGCTGCTGCTGGCAGCGCCACGCTTCACCGCCGGCCGGCATCCGGTCACGCTGACGGTCAATGGCCAGCGTCATGGTCGTGTGGATGTCGTGTTCAATCGAAAGGGCGACCTGTGCTTCGACCGTGCCCTGCTCGACGCCGCGAACCTGCTGGAGCCGGCCACCACGACTGAGCCCAACGGGGGGGCAGCGGCCAGCGACAAACGCTGTTTCGACGTGCTCGGCACCTGGCCGCAAACCCTGATCGAACAGGACCCGGCCAGCCTGAGCCTGGCCTTGATCGTGCCCACCGATGCGATTCGCCCGACGCAGCGAGACTTCTCGGGGTATCAAACCGGGGGCGTCGCCGGGCTGCTCAACTACGACGTCAACAGCCTGCACAGCCAGTCTGGCAATCAGGCGAGCCGCTACCTGTCGGCCAACACCGAGGTGGGTTTCAATGCCGGCGACTGGATCGTACGCAGCCGCCAGGTACAGACCTCGCAGAACGGTGTGTCCACTACATCCCATCTGGCGGCTTACGCCCAACGCACCTTTGCCAGTGCGCAAACGGTGTTTCAGGCAGGCCAGATCAACCTCTACAACCCGGTGCTGGCCGGCGCACAGATCACCGGTGTGCAACTGATGACCGAAGACGCGCTGCAAGCCGAAGGCCACAGCACGCCCATCGAAGGGATCGCCCGCAGCCAGGCCCAGGTCGAAATACGCCAGAACGGTTCGCTGATCCACTCGACCGTGGTGCCAGCCGGCCCGTTCGCCATCAGTAACGTGCGCAGACTCGACAGCCATTCCGACGTGGAGGTCACGGTCAAGGAACTGGACGGCAGCGAGCAGCGTTTTACCGTTCCAGCCGTACTGCTCGGGATCGGCCTGCCCGCCCCCGGCTTCTCGCTGGCTGCCGGCCAGGTACGCGACCAGGGCAACACACAGTCCAATGATCCGTGGATCATCTCTGGTGGCTGGAGCGGTGCATTCAGCCCGGGTGTGTTGCTCAGCAGCGGCGCCACCCTGGCCGACGATTATCGTGCTGCGGGCGCTGGCCTGGGCATTCAGCCTTGGTCCGACGGGCAAGTCCAGGTCACCGTTCAGTCGTCCGACGCCAGTGGCAAGCATCCCGACCGAGGGCTTCAGGCCGACCTGAACCTGTCGCAGCGTCTGGGCGAACAATGGTCGCTCAATGCCGGTTCGTCGTACCGGACATTCGGTTATCGCGAACTGGCGGACACGGTGTTCGATACCGCTTCGGAAAAAAGCCAGTCCCGTTACCGCGACCAGCAAAGCCTCGGGTTGTCCTGGTCGTCCGCCGGGTTGGGCACGTTCAGTGGCAGCTTCAGCCGCTCAACGGCATTCGACGGGCAAGACAGCGGCCGCGCCCTGGCCTCCTGGGGCACCAACCTTGGCGGCGTGTCGGTGTCGGCCTCGGCGCAATGGCACGTCAGCGGCACCCGGCGCAGCGACGACAGTGTTTACCTCAGCCTGAGCCTTCCCCTGGGTGAAAACCGCCGGGCGCGCACCTGGGTGCGCAATACAGACGGCGAATACCGTAGCGGTGTGGGCCTCAACGAACAGGTCAACGATCAATTGAGTTACCGGGTCGGCGTTGAGCACGACACGCGTAACAGGCAGGTGCAGTCCTCTGCCGGTGTTTCGCTGCTGCCGCGCTACAGCCAATTGGACCTGAGCTATACCCGCTCCGATGCCGAACGCTCCAGTTATCAAGTGGGCGCGCGCGGGGGTGTGGTGCTGCATGGCGACGGCTTGACGCTATCGCCGTACGCCGTGCGCGACACGTTTGCGCTGCTGTCGGTGGGTGAGGCCAGTGCGATCAAGGTCACGACCCCAAGTGGTCCGGTCTGGACCGACTGGAAAGGCAAGGCCGTGGTTCCCCAGCTCAACGCCTATGGGCGCAGCGTCGTGGAAGTCGACACCCGTTCACTGCCGCGCAACGTCGACATCAACAACGGACTGAAGATGGTCTCCGCCGGGCGCGGGGCTGTGGACAAGGTCGAGTTTGGCATCACGCTGACTCGCCGCGCCTTGCTCAAGGTCACCACTGAAGATGGCGCACCGCTGCCCCGTGGGGCGACGGTCAACACCGCTGACGGGGAGTTCGTCACCCTCGCTCAGGAGGGCGGGCTGGTATTTCTGCCGAACGCACTGGACACGCCTGACCTGTGGATAACCGCACCGGGACTGGAACGCTGCCAACTGCGTTTCGAACTGCCGGCCAAGGCCGACACCCAGGCGTACTACGAGACCGCCGCCGCCCAGTGTCGGGCTCTTTAA
- a CDS encoding fimbria/pilus chaperone family protein, whose protein sequence is MTLFFRSARLLLHTGIGAFALLLIAQARADGMVPDTSVVIVYEADGEAAVTVTNTDDSLALMHVILEDIPEDAEPLVFVTPPLARVEASKSQLVRFILQSEKPLLTQRLKRVIFEGIPQGRPATEAGHARVGVTVRQNLPLILHPAGLAINRTPWTDLKWSLQDDQLTVHNDTPYVVRLAQEVQLLPSSTGAMLPKTYVLPGERISVPVTAKTASQVRIQPATVYGFAVPPYEAPITL, encoded by the coding sequence ATGACGCTGTTTTTCAGATCCGCACGCCTTCTGCTCCACACCGGCATCGGCGCCTTCGCGTTGCTGCTGATCGCACAGGCCCGCGCCGACGGCATGGTGCCGGACACCTCCGTGGTGATTGTCTACGAGGCCGACGGCGAGGCTGCCGTTACCGTGACCAATACCGACGACAGCCTGGCGCTGATGCATGTCATCCTTGAAGACATTCCCGAGGACGCCGAGCCATTGGTGTTCGTCACACCACCACTGGCTCGGGTCGAGGCGTCCAAAAGCCAGTTGGTACGTTTCATCCTGCAATCGGAAAAACCCCTGCTGACCCAGCGCTTGAAACGAGTGATCTTCGAAGGCATTCCTCAAGGCAGGCCGGCCACCGAAGCCGGGCATGCGCGCGTAGGTGTGACCGTTCGCCAAAACTTGCCGCTGATCCTTCACCCGGCGGGCCTGGCCATCAATCGCACGCCCTGGACTGATCTGAAATGGTCACTGCAGGACGACCAACTGACCGTGCACAACGACACTCCCTACGTCGTGCGCCTGGCTCAGGAAGTTCAGTTGCTGCCGTCCTCGACGGGTGCGATGTTGCCCAAAACCTACGTATTGCCGGGCGAACGCATCAGCGTGCCGGTGACCGCGAAAACCGCGAGCCAGGTGCGCATTCAACCCGCCACGGTGTATGGCTTTGCCGTACCGCCGTATGAGGCACCGATCACCCTCTGA
- a CDS encoding DUF1120 domain-containing protein, which translates to MTSLKTLCTALLLSAAASTFASSTDLTITGIITPAACQPYLSSGSIVDFGEIPARTLNSTTPTILPTRGLQLAVMCDGPTTYALQIKDHHQDSSPDPQVFFGLGKTPDGENIGDYLMTLDNAFADGKPTRKIHSLDDGKTWIEAGALPVPPLHLAAFGDQSSGAWSPILIKQLLVDLRVRPLINPTRDLTLTQEVPLTGKATVELRYL; encoded by the coding sequence ATGACCTCGTTAAAAACGCTTTGCACTGCCCTGCTCCTCAGCGCAGCAGCATCGACCTTCGCGTCCAGCACCGACCTGACCATTACCGGGATCATCACGCCGGCAGCCTGCCAGCCTTACCTGTCGAGTGGCAGCATTGTCGACTTCGGCGAGATTCCCGCCAGGACACTCAATTCAACCACCCCCACAATACTGCCAACACGGGGCCTACAGTTGGCAGTGATGTGCGATGGCCCGACCACGTATGCCCTCCAGATCAAAGACCATCATCAGGATTCGTCTCCTGATCCCCAGGTGTTCTTCGGCCTGGGTAAAACGCCGGACGGCGAGAACATTGGCGACTATCTGATGACCCTGGACAACGCGTTTGCTGACGGCAAACCGACCAGGAAAATTCACTCGTTGGACGATGGTAAAACCTGGATAGAAGCAGGCGCATTGCCCGTGCCACCGCTTCACCTGGCTGCCTTCGGCGATCAATCGTCCGGAGCCTGGTCACCGATATTGATCAAGCAATTGCTGGTCGATCTTCGGGTTCGTCCCCTGATAAACCCGACCCGGGACCTGACCCTCACTCAGGAGGTGCCACTGACCGGCAAAGCCACAGTTGAACTGCGCTATCTGTAG
- a CDS encoding response regulator transcription factor: MRVVIADDHCVVRVGLRILISANRRCVIVGEADNADSLMALLSNTPCDLLITDFSMPGGQQIDGLKMLSTIRRCYPTLPIILVTMFTSVATARAALAQGVKAIVAKSASSTELPRAIGAVEEGRNYLSETLRTLLASTRNPFQESPLSAKEHEVVRMLASGMTVSEIASHFKRSVSTISKQKNMAMHRLGISTDVDLFSYARDSGIA; the protein is encoded by the coding sequence ATGCGAGTCGTAATTGCCGACGACCACTGCGTCGTCCGTGTCGGGCTGCGCATTCTCATCAGCGCCAATCGACGTTGTGTAATCGTCGGCGAAGCCGACAATGCGGACAGCCTGATGGCGCTGCTTTCAAACACCCCTTGTGACCTGCTGATCACTGACTTCTCGATGCCGGGCGGGCAACAGATCGATGGTTTGAAAATGTTGAGTACGATCCGGCGTTGCTACCCGACGTTGCCGATCATTCTGGTGACGATGTTCACCAGTGTGGCAACGGCCCGGGCTGCGTTGGCGCAGGGGGTCAAGGCCATCGTCGCGAAATCCGCCTCTTCCACAGAATTGCCACGGGCCATCGGCGCGGTAGAGGAAGGGCGCAACTACCTCAGCGAGACCCTGCGCACGCTGCTGGCCAGCACCCGCAATCCGTTTCAAGAATCGCCGCTGTCGGCCAAGGAGCATGAAGTGGTGCGCATGCTCGCCAGCGGCATGACCGTCAGCGAAATCGCCAGTCACTTCAAACGCAGCGTGTCGACCATCAGTAAACAAAAAAACATGGCCATGCACCGGCTCGGCATTTCCACGGACGTTGATCTTTTTTCCTACGCCCGGGACAGCGGAATCGCCTGA
- a CDS encoding nuclear transport factor 2 family protein produces MSEVHSALITRFYQAFQRLDAETMADCYTDDVVFSDPAFGELRGRDAGDMWRMLTTRAKDFSLTFDNVRADERTGGAHWVATYLFSQTGNTVVNDIQARFVFRDGKICEHHDRFDLWAWSRQALGFKGLLLGWTPLVRNAVRAQALKGLKAFQASR; encoded by the coding sequence ATGAGTGAAGTTCACAGCGCCTTGATTACCCGTTTCTACCAGGCTTTCCAACGCCTGGACGCCGAAACCATGGCGGACTGCTACACCGATGACGTGGTGTTCAGTGACCCGGCGTTCGGCGAGCTGCGCGGTCGCGATGCCGGCGACATGTGGCGCATGCTCACCACCCGGGCCAAGGATTTCTCCCTGACGTTCGATAATGTTCGCGCTGACGAGCGCACCGGCGGCGCCCACTGGGTCGCGACCTATCTGTTTTCCCAGACCGGCAACACCGTGGTCAATGACATTCAGGCGCGTTTTGTCTTCCGTGACGGCAAGATCTGCGAGCATCACGACCGTTTCGATCTGTGGGCCTGGTCCAGACAGGCACTCGGGTTCAAAGGCCTGTTGCTGGGCTGGACGCCACTGGTGAGAAACGCCGTTCGGGCGCAGGCCTTGAAGGGGCTCAAGGCATTCCAGGCCAGTCGCTGA
- a CDS encoding GIY-YIG nuclease family protein: MTTPSESPVSKPWFVYLVRAANGSLYCGISDDPVRRFAKHQSGKGARFFLSSPAMALVYTEICRDKSEALRQERLIKKLKKSAKECLVASAAGLST; encoded by the coding sequence GTGACCACCCCAAGCGAGTCTCCCGTCAGCAAACCCTGGTTCGTCTACCTCGTTCGTGCGGCCAATGGTTCGCTCTACTGCGGGATCAGCGACGATCCCGTGCGGCGCTTCGCCAAACATCAAAGTGGTAAAGGGGCACGCTTCTTTCTTTCCAGCCCGGCCATGGCGCTGGTCTACACCGAAATCTGCCGCGACAAAAGCGAAGCGCTGCGCCAGGAACGGTTGATCAAGAAGCTCAAGAAAAGCGCCAAGGAATGCCTGGTGGCCAGCGCTGCCGGCTTATCAACCTGA
- a CDS encoding glutathione S-transferase family protein, protein MSELILHHYPTSPFAEKARLLLGFKGLSWRSVKISPVMPKPDLTALTGGYRKTPVLQIGADIYCDTALIARRLEQEKALPAFFPEGQEMIAASFATWADSVVFQHAVSLVFQPESVAVRFASLPPEAIKAFIADRAGLFSGGSATRLSAEQAKHQWPTIMARLEQQLQREEGDYLFGEPSIADFALAHPMWFLKATPVTSPLVDNYPAVSAWLARVLGFGHGAPSEMTSEEALEVARNTTPAALPDEVFEDPNGFKTGQQVIIAATDYGVDPVAGELLFAGSEELIVRREDERGGVVHVHFPRFGFRIEAQ, encoded by the coding sequence ATGTCCGAGTTGATTCTCCATCATTACCCGACGTCCCCCTTCGCCGAAAAGGCCCGGCTGTTGCTGGGCTTCAAAGGGCTGTCCTGGCGCTCGGTGAAGATCTCGCCAGTGATGCCAAAACCCGATTTGACGGCCTTGACCGGAGGCTATCGCAAGACGCCGGTGTTGCAGATCGGCGCCGATATTTATTGCGACACCGCGTTGATTGCCCGTCGACTGGAGCAGGAAAAAGCCTTGCCGGCATTTTTCCCTGAAGGCCAGGAAATGATCGCCGCGTCCTTCGCGACGTGGGCCGATTCGGTGGTGTTCCAGCATGCGGTCAGCCTGGTATTTCAACCGGAATCGGTCGCGGTGCGCTTCGCCAGTTTGCCGCCGGAAGCCATCAAGGCGTTTATTGCTGACCGCGCCGGGTTGTTCAGCGGTGGCAGCGCTACACGCTTGTCCGCCGAGCAAGCCAAGCATCAATGGCCAACGATCATGGCACGCCTCGAACAGCAGCTGCAGCGCGAGGAGGGGGATTATCTGTTCGGCGAGCCGTCGATTGCCGACTTTGCCCTCGCACACCCCATGTGGTTCCTCAAGGCAACACCCGTGACCTCACCGCTTGTGGATAACTATCCGGCGGTCTCGGCATGGTTGGCGCGGGTACTGGGTTTCGGCCACGGTGCGCCGAGCGAAATGACTTCCGAAGAAGCGCTGGAGGTTGCACGCAACACCACGCCTGCGGCCTTGCCGGATGAAGTGTTTGAAGATCCGAATGGTTTCAAGACGGGCCAGCAGGTGATCATTGCCGCGACCGACTATGGCGTCGATCCGGTTGCCGGGGAGTTATTGTTTGCTGGCAGCGAGGAATTGATTGTGCGCCGGGAAGATGAACGCGGTGGTGTGGTGCATGTGCACTTTCCACGGTTCGGATTTCGTATCGAGGCACAGTAA
- a CDS encoding glutaredoxin family protein: MLGSVLKKFLLILLVVVVYQNWGKIERVFNPSQVVSGQTQAEARVVLYATEWCGYCKLTRRFLDQKGIPYQEFDIEKDAEARKAYQALGGGGIPIIDVNGTLIRGYDPDGILAALK; the protein is encoded by the coding sequence ATGCTCGGCAGTGTATTGAAGAAATTCCTGCTGATCCTGCTGGTGGTTGTGGTCTACCAGAACTGGGGCAAGATCGAGCGGGTGTTCAATCCGTCACAAGTGGTGTCCGGGCAGACCCAGGCCGAGGCCAGGGTCGTGCTCTACGCCACAGAATGGTGTGGCTACTGCAAGTTGACCCGGCGTTTTCTCGACCAGAAGGGCATTCCGTACCAGGAGTTCGATATCGAGAAAGATGCCGAGGCACGCAAGGCCTATCAGGCGTTGGGCGGTGGCGGGATTCCGATCATCGATGTGAACGGGACGCTGATTCGCGGGTATGACCCGGATGGGATTTTGGCGGCGTTGAAATAA